In uncultured Bacteroides sp., the following proteins share a genomic window:
- a CDS encoding YebC/PmpR family DNA-binding transcriptional regulator, producing MGRAFEYRKATKMKRWGNMARTFTRIGKQIAIAVKAGGPDAENNPHLRSVINNAKAANMPKENVDRAIKRAVSKDTDDYKEMVYEGYGPFGIAVLVETATDNTTRTVANVRSVFNKNGGSLGTSGSLDFMFTRKSMFTVAPKEGVSIEDLELELIDYGVDELEADEDGITLYGEFQSFNAIQKYLEENGFEIVSSEFTRIPTDLKDVTPEQRAAIDKLVDKMEDDEDVQSVYTNMKPDESEE from the coding sequence ATGGGAAGAGCGTTCGAATACAGAAAAGCCACCAAGATGAAGAGATGGGGGAACATGGCTCGTACATTTACGAGAATTGGCAAACAAATCGCTATAGCTGTAAAGGCTGGCGGTCCTGATGCTGAGAATAACCCTCATTTACGTTCGGTAATTAACAATGCAAAGGCTGCCAACATGCCGAAAGAAAATGTTGATAGAGCCATTAAAAGAGCTGTCTCTAAAGATACCGATGATTACAAAGAAATGGTATATGAGGGATATGGACCTTTTGGTATCGCTGTTTTAGTTGAAACTGCAACAGATAACACTACTCGTACGGTAGCCAATGTGCGTAGCGTATTCAACAAAAACGGAGGATCACTTGGTACATCAGGTAGTCTGGACTTTATGTTCACCCGTAAGTCAATGTTTACAGTGGCTCCAAAAGAAGGCGTTTCTATTGAAGACCTGGAACTTGAACTTATTGATTACGGTGTTGACGAACTGGAAGCAGACGAAGATGGAATCACATTATATGGAGAATTCCAATCATTCAATGCTATTCAGAAATACCTTGAAGAGAATGGTTTTGAAATTGTCAGCTCAGAGTTTACACGTATCCCAACAGACTTGAAAGATGTAACTCCGGAACAGCGTGCTGCTATTGACAAATTAGTAGACAAAATGGAAGATGATGAAGACGTGCAGAGTGTTTATACAAACATGAAGCCGGATGAATCAGAAGAATAA
- a CDS encoding TIGR03905 family TSCPD domain-containing protein: protein MKSVYKTSGTCSSYIVLDVEDGILKDASFQGGCNGNLKGICELVKGMPVEEIISKLEGISCGGRPTSCPDQLCQALRLVK from the coding sequence ATGAAATCTGTTTATAAAACGTCAGGTACTTGCAGTTCTTACATTGTTTTAGATGTTGAAGATGGCATTCTCAAGGATGCTAGTTTTCAGGGAGGCTGCAATGGAAACCTAAAAGGTATTTGCGAGTTGGTAAAGGGAATGCCGGTGGAGGAGATTATTTCAAAGCTTGAAGGAATTTCTTGTGGCGGCCGACCTACTTCTTGCCCTGATCAGTTGTGTCAGGCATTACGTTTGGTGAAGTAA
- a CDS encoding Nramp family divalent metal transporter — MINFFKDLMRKDHQRYLGGLDVFKYIGPGLLVTVGFIDPGNWASNFAAGSEFGYSLLWVVSLSTIMLIVLQHNVAHLGIVTGLCLSEAATQYTPKWISRPILGSAVLASVSTSLAEILGGAIALQMLLNIPIIWGSVLVTAFVFIMLVTNSYKKIERSIIAFVSVIGLSFIYELFLVNIDWPIAVKGWVTPSFPQGSMLIIMSVLGAVVMPHNLYLHSEVIQSHEYNKQDDSSIRRVLKYELYDTLFSMIVGWAINSAMILLAATTFFKSGIKVTELQQAKSLLEPLLGSNAAIIFALALLMAGVSSTITSGMAAGSIFAGIFGEPYHIKDSHSRLGVIISLGVAFLLICFIGDPFKGLLISQMVLSIQLPFTVFLQVSLTSSRRVMGDYVNSNWNTFVLYSIAGIVSILNIMLLISAFIGY, encoded by the coding sequence ATGATTAATTTCTTTAAAGATTTAATGCGAAAAGACCATCAACGCTATTTAGGCGGATTGGATGTCTTTAAATATATAGGTCCTGGATTATTAGTAACTGTTGGATTTATAGATCCCGGAAACTGGGCATCTAATTTTGCGGCAGGATCAGAGTTTGGATACTCTTTGCTTTGGGTAGTGAGCCTTTCTACCATTATGCTTATTGTTCTTCAGCACAATGTGGCTCACCTGGGAATTGTAACCGGACTCTGTCTTTCGGAAGCCGCAACCCAGTATACTCCCAAGTGGATTTCAAGACCTATTCTTGGTTCGGCGGTTCTGGCTTCAGTTTCCACTTCTCTTGCCGAGATACTGGGCGGAGCAATTGCTCTGCAAATGCTGCTCAATATTCCTATTATATGGGGTTCTGTATTGGTCACGGCCTTTGTTTTCATAATGCTGGTTACCAATTCATATAAAAAGATTGAACGCTCAATAATTGCTTTTGTTTCCGTAATTGGTCTATCCTTTATCTACGAACTTTTTCTTGTAAATATTGACTGGCCTATTGCTGTAAAAGGATGGGTCACTCCATCGTTCCCGCAGGGAAGTATGCTTATTATAATGAGTGTATTGGGGGCAGTTGTTATGCCACACAATCTTTATCTTCACTCCGAAGTAATTCAGAGTCATGAGTATAATAAGCAAGATGATTCTTCAATAAGACGAGTGCTGAAATACGAGCTTTATGATACGCTGTTTTCAATGATTGTTGGCTGGGCAATAAACAGTGCAATGATACTTCTTGCGGCAACAACGTTCTTTAAATCGGGCATCAAGGTGACAGAATTACAGCAGGCAAAATCATTGCTTGAGCCTCTTTTAGGAAGCAATGCGGCAATAATATTTGCGCTCGCCTTACTGATGGCCGGTGTTTCGTCTACAATCACAAGCGGTATGGCGGCAGGATCTATTTTTGCAGGAATCTTTGGTGAGCCTTACCACATTAAGGATAGTCACTCCCGTCTGGGAGTCATCATTTCACTTGGGGTGGCTTTTCTGCTCATCTGTTTTATTGGCGATCCATTCAAGGGACTCCTTATTTCACAGATGGTACTTAGCATTCAGCTTCCTTTTACCGTGTTCCTGCAAGTGAGCTTAACATCTTCGCGCAGGGTGATGGGAGATTATGTAAACAGCAATTGGAATACATTTGTGCTTTATTCTATTGCAGGAATAGTAAGCATTTTAAATATTATGCTCCTGATTTCTGCATTTATCGGTTATTAA
- a CDS encoding C-GCAxxG-C-C family protein — MEERVARAVELFKSGYNCSQSVVAAFADLYGFTEEQALKMSSSFGGGIGRMRETCGAACGMFMLAGLQTGTTDPTDKEGKAANYKLVQDLAAIFSKRNGSLNCGELLGLKKCDPIQSTPEDRTAQYYAKRPCVKIVEEAARIWSEYLETQNLDSK, encoded by the coding sequence ATGGAAGAAAGAGTAGCGAGAGCCGTAGAACTTTTTAAAAGCGGCTATAATTGTTCACAGTCAGTGGTGGCAGCTTTTGCCGATTTATACGGATTTACCGAAGAACAAGCCTTGAAGATGTCCTCTTCATTTGGTGGAGGAATAGGACGAATGAGGGAAACCTGTGGTGCAGCTTGCGGAATGTTTATGCTTGCCGGCTTGCAAACCGGAACAACAGACCCTACAGATAAAGAAGGAAAAGCGGCCAATTATAAATTGGTTCAGGATTTAGCTGCGATTTTTAGTAAAAGGAATGGTTCACTAAACTGTGGAGAGCTGCTGGGATTGAAGAAATGTGACCCAATTCAGTCTACTCCCGAGGACAGAACTGCCCAATATTACGCCAAACGCCCGTGTGTAAAAATAGTGGAAGAGGCGGCAAGAATCTGGTCTGAGTATCTTGAAACACAAAATTTAGATAGTAAATAG
- a CDS encoding winged helix-turn-helix domain-containing protein, with product MLKEKAGTVAGLIWNALNGTDGLTVKQIKKATKLVDKDLYLGFGWLLKEDKVTIEEIENDFFVALK from the coding sequence ATGTTAAAAGAAAAAGCAGGTACTGTAGCTGGTTTAATATGGAATGCATTGAACGGCACAGATGGTTTAACGGTAAAACAGATTAAGAAGGCTACAAAGCTAGTAGATAAAGATCTTTATCTAGGCTTTGGGTGGTTACTTAAAGAAGACAAGGTTACTATTGAAGAAATTGAAAATGATTTTTTTGTAGCGCTGAAGTAA
- the lepA gene encoding translation elongation factor 4 encodes MKNIRNFCIIAHIDHGKSTLADRLLEFTKTIQVTGGQMLDDMELEKERGITIKSHAIQMEYMYNDEKYILNLIDTPGHVDFSYEVSRSIAACEGALLIVDASQGVQAQTISNLYMAIDHNLEIIPVINKCDMASAMPDEVEDEIIELLGVERSSIIRASGKTGMGVEEILQAVIERIPQPVGDEEAPLQALIFDSVFNSFRGIIAYFKITNGVIRTGDKVKFFNTGKEYAADEIGVLKMSLIPRNELRTGDVGYIISGIKTSKEVKVGDTITHIARPCSKAISGFEEVKPMVFAGVYPIEAEDFEDLRSSLEKLQLNDASLTFQPESSLALGFGFRCGFLGLLHMEIVQERLDREFDMNVITTVPNVSYRIYDKQGVMTEVHNPGGMPDPTLIDRIEEPYIKASVITKTDYIGPIMTLCLGKRGELVKQEYISGNRMEIHYDMPLGEIVIDFYDRLKSISKGYASFDYHQSGFRPSKLAKLDILLNGEPVDALSTLTHVDNAYDLGKRMCEKLKELIPRQQFDIAIQAAIGAKIISRETIKAVRKDVTAKCYGGDISRKRKLLEKQKKGKKRMKQIGNVEVPQKAFLAVLKLD; translated from the coding sequence ATGAAGAATATACGAAACTTTTGCATTATTGCACATATTGACCACGGTAAATCCACTTTAGCAGACCGTTTGCTTGAATTTACAAAGACAATTCAGGTAACCGGCGGCCAGATGCTTGATGATATGGAGCTGGAGAAGGAGAGGGGAATTACCATTAAAAGTCATGCCATCCAGATGGAATATATGTATAATGACGAAAAGTATATTCTTAACCTGATTGATACTCCGGGACACGTGGACTTTTCTTACGAAGTATCCCGTTCCATTGCAGCTTGTGAAGGTGCTTTACTTATTGTCGACGCTTCGCAAGGAGTGCAGGCACAGACTATTTCTAACCTTTATATGGCAATTGATCACAATCTGGAGATTATCCCCGTGATTAATAAGTGCGACATGGCAAGTGCTATGCCCGACGAGGTGGAAGATGAAATCATTGAGTTGCTGGGAGTGGAAAGATCTTCTATAATCCGTGCTTCAGGAAAAACTGGTATGGGAGTTGAAGAGATTCTTCAGGCTGTAATAGAACGCATTCCTCAACCGGTAGGTGACGAAGAAGCGCCATTGCAGGCTTTGATTTTCGACTCAGTATTTAATTCATTCCGTGGTATCATTGCTTATTTCAAGATAACAAACGGAGTGATTCGCACCGGCGATAAAGTGAAATTCTTTAATACCGGAAAAGAATATGCGGCCGATGAAATTGGAGTGCTGAAGATGAGTCTGATTCCACGCAATGAACTTCGTACGGGAGACGTGGGATATATTATTTCAGGTATCAAAACGTCAAAGGAAGTAAAGGTGGGAGATACAATTACCCACATTGCCCGTCCTTGCAGTAAGGCTATCTCGGGTTTCGAGGAAGTTAAACCAATGGTCTTTGCCGGAGTTTATCCTATTGAAGCAGAAGATTTTGAAGATCTTCGCTCTTCGCTGGAGAAATTACAGCTGAACGATGCTTCTCTTACATTCCAGCCGGAAAGTTCTTTGGCTCTGGGATTTGGTTTCCGTTGCGGATTCCTTGGATTGCTTCACATGGAGATTGTTCAGGAACGCCTTGATCGTGAGTTCGATATGAACGTTATCACTACAGTTCCTAACGTATCTTACCGTATTTATGACAAGCAAGGTGTGATGACTGAGGTTCATAACCCTGGAGGAATGCCCGATCCTACGCTGATTGACCGTATTGAAGAACCATATATCAAGGCTTCCGTTATTACAAAGACCGATTATATTGGACCCATCATGACTCTTTGTCTTGGCAAACGTGGTGAATTGGTGAAGCAGGAATATATTTCAGGTAATCGAATGGAGATTCATTATGATATGCCGTTGGGTGAAATTGTGATTGACTTCTACGATAGACTGAAAAGTATATCAAAAGGTTACGCATCGTTCGATTATCATCAGTCCGGCTTTCGCCCTTCAAAATTAGCGAAACTGGATATTTTGTTAAACGGTGAACCGGTTGATGCTCTTTCTACCCTTACACATGTGGATAATGCCTACGATTTAGGTAAACGTATGTGTGAGAAACTAAAAGAATTAATCCCAAGACAACAGTTTGATATTGCTATTCAGGCTGCAATTGGTGCAAAGATTATATCTCGCGAAACCATCAAAGCTGTTCGTAAGGATGTAACCGCGAAGTGTTATGGTGGTGATATCAGCCGTAAGCGTAAGTTGCTTGAAAAGCAGAAGAAAGGAAAGAAACGAATGAAGCAGATTGGTAATGTGGAGGTTCCTCAGAAAGCCTTCCTGGCTGTATTAAAGCTTGATTAA
- the nhaA gene encoding Na+/H+ antiporter NhaA: MANLKIKPFAYSFESFLKHYVNGGMLLMVVALLAMVVANSPLSEAYTSFWNYPVSLQIGDFNLFSHHGEPMTLMAFINDALMAIFFFSVGLEIKRETLVGELSSFRQALMPIIAACGGMIIPVIIYSLMITDGIGHHGLAIPMATDIAFSLGVLSLLGKRVPLSLKIFLTAFAVVDDIGGIIVIALFYATNLEFGYLLAAAVIIVMLFFANIKLEVVNKAFYIFWGIVVWYLFLQSGIHSTVAGVLVAFTIPSRPNLMIGKYIERIRENIHSFPVSKKESILLDHNQLESLKSIESSSDHVISPLQSMEDALQAPVNYLIMPLFAFANAGVVFSGGGNEIVGEVTYAVASGLLFGKFIGIFSFTWLAVKLKIGSLPEGMCWKNLAGVSMLGGIGFTVALFIANLSFGSKAPELLNQAKFGIICGTVLSGIIGYIYLSKVLPKENLTDAENL; this comes from the coding sequence ATGGCTAACTTAAAAATTAAACCGTTTGCTTATTCTTTTGAAAGTTTTCTTAAGCATTATGTAAACGGAGGTATGCTATTAATGGTTGTAGCATTGCTGGCCATGGTTGTTGCAAATTCGCCTTTGAGCGAAGCTTATACCTCTTTCTGGAATTATCCTGTTTCCTTGCAAATAGGTGATTTTAATCTTTTCAGTCATCATGGAGAGCCAATGACATTAATGGCGTTCATCAATGATGCTCTGATGGCTATTTTCTTTTTCTCTGTAGGTCTGGAAATAAAAAGAGAAACATTAGTTGGCGAGCTGTCAAGTTTCCGTCAGGCCCTGATGCCTATTATTGCCGCTTGCGGAGGAATGATTATTCCTGTTATTATCTATTCCTTAATGATAACCGATGGTATTGGGCATCACGGATTAGCTATTCCAATGGCAACAGATATTGCGTTTTCCCTGGGAGTGTTAAGCTTGTTAGGTAAACGTGTTCCTTTAAGTCTGAAAATATTTCTGACAGCTTTTGCAGTCGTTGATGATATTGGTGGAATCATTGTTATTGCTCTTTTTTATGCTACCAATTTAGAGTTTGGATATTTACTTGCCGCAGCAGTAATAATTGTAATGCTATTTTTTGCCAACATTAAACTGGAAGTGGTGAATAAGGCTTTTTATATTTTCTGGGGCATAGTTGTTTGGTATTTATTTCTTCAATCGGGCATACATAGTACTGTGGCTGGTGTATTGGTTGCATTTACTATTCCTTCCAGACCAAATCTTATGATAGGTAAGTACATTGAACGTATACGTGAAAATATACATTCATTTCCTGTTTCGAAAAAGGAAAGTATTCTGCTTGATCATAATCAGTTAGAGAGTCTTAAAAGTATTGAATCATCTTCTGATCACGTGATTTCGCCTCTGCAATCCATGGAAGATGCTCTGCAGGCTCCGGTAAACTATCTGATTATGCCGCTTTTTGCTTTTGCCAATGCAGGAGTAGTCTTCTCCGGCGGAGGAAATGAAATAGTAGGCGAGGTGACTTATGCTGTAGCTTCAGGGCTTTTATTTGGGAAATTCATTGGAATATTCTCATTTACATGGCTTGCAGTGAAACTTAAAATAGGAAGTTTACCTGAAGGCATGTGCTGGAAAAATCTGGCCGGCGTATCTATGTTGGGCGGCATTGGTTTTACTGTTGCACTCTTTATTGCCAATCTTTCCTTTGGTAGTAAAGCTCCTGAATTATTAAATCAGGCTAAGTTTGGTATTATATGTGGAACAGTTCTTTCCGGTATTATAGGGTATATTTATTTATCGAAGGTACTTCCTAAAGAGAATCTGACTGATGCAGAGAATCTTTAA
- the rmuC gene encoding DNA recombination protein RmuC, with protein MEFILLIACAFLLLLILFILLTKGKGREDSEHIENALKEQNSRLESIIRELNIRLETVIREQSYENRDELGKTIREFRSELTTTLNTSMQQMQDALHKNMITGNELQKEKFEAMGKTQEALIQSTEKRLDEMRVMVEEKLQKTLNERIGQSFEIVRTQLENVQKGLGEMKSLAQDVGGLKKVLTNVKMRGTFGEVQLGALLEQMMSPEQYDANVKTKKSGTEFVEYAIKLPGKDDANNTVYLPIDAKFPKDIYEQYYDAFEAGDAALIDSSSKQLETTIKKMAKDIHDKYIDPPFTTDFAIMFLPFESIYAEVIRRTSLVETLQKEYKIVVTGPTTLGAILNSLQMGFRTLAIQKRTGEVWTVLGAVKTEFSKFGGLLEKVQKNIQTAGDQLEEVMGKRTRAIERRLKQVEALPVEESQKILPLADMDDEE; from the coding sequence ATGGAATTCATTTTATTAATTGCTTGTGCGTTCTTATTACTTCTTATACTCTTTATACTGTTGACTAAAGGAAAAGGCAGAGAAGATAGCGAACACATAGAAAATGCTTTAAAGGAACAGAACAGTCGCTTGGAAAGTATAATCAGAGAACTAAACATTCGTCTGGAAACAGTTATCAGGGAACAATCTTATGAAAATCGCGATGAGCTGGGTAAAACTATCAGGGAATTCCGTTCAGAACTGACTACAACCTTAAATACTTCCATGCAGCAGATGCAGGATGCACTTCATAAGAATATGATTACCGGCAATGAGCTTCAAAAAGAAAAGTTTGAGGCTATGGGCAAGACACAGGAAGCACTTATTCAATCGACAGAAAAACGGCTGGACGAGATGCGTGTAATGGTAGAAGAAAAATTGCAAAAGACACTCAACGAACGGATTGGCCAGTCCTTTGAGATTGTACGCACACAACTGGAAAATGTTCAAAAGGGATTGGGCGAGATGAAATCTCTTGCTCAGGATGTGGGCGGATTAAAGAAGGTACTGACAAACGTAAAAATGCGTGGTACATTCGGTGAAGTTCAGTTGGGAGCACTATTGGAACAGATGATGAGTCCTGAACAATATGACGCCAATGTAAAGACGAAAAAAAGTGGTACGGAATTCGTGGAGTATGCCATTAAGCTTCCTGGAAAAGATGATGCAAACAATACTGTATATTTGCCTATTGATGCTAAATTCCCTAAAGATATTTACGAGCAATACTATGATGCTTTTGAAGCCGGCGATGCAGCTTTAATAGACTCTTCTTCAAAACAGCTTGAAACAACCATAAAGAAAATGGCGAAAGACATACATGATAAATACATTGATCCGCCATTTACAACAGATTTTGCTATTATGTTTCTTCCTTTCGAGAGTATCTATGCCGAAGTCATCCGAAGAACCTCTCTGGTTGAGACCTTACAAAAAGAATATAAGATTGTTGTTACCGGACCTACTACCCTTGGAGCTATACTTAATAGTCTGCAAATGGGATTCCGTACGCTGGCTATCCAGAAAAGAACCGGTGAAGTGTGGACAGTTCTTGGTGCAGTAAAGACTGAGTTCAGCAAATTTGGCGGATTACTTGAGAAGGTTCAGAAGAATATTCAGACTGCCGGCGATCAGCTTGAGGAAGTGATGGGTAAACGCACCCGTGCCATTGAAAGAAGGTTAAAACAGGTAGAGGCACTACCTGTCGAGGAATCTCAGAAGATTCTCCCTCTTGCCGACATGGACGATGAAGAATAA
- a CDS encoding Cof-type HAD-IIB family hydrolase: MYKLLVLDLDGTLTNSQKKITQKTKDALCKAQENGIKVVLASGRPTNGIVPLADELHLSESGGYILSYNGGEIIDWKTKELLHAKLLDPQVLPYLYECAKKNDLAIITYQDEFIITESPDDIYVQKEAFLNKMKIKKVDNFLSYVNFPIAKCIITGDGNRLMELEKEMNSHLKGSMGVYRSEPFFLELVPNGIDKAQSLSILLDKLGMNKDEMVACGDGFNDLSMIQFAGLGVAMANAQLVVKEKADFITLSNEEDGVAHVIEKFLL, encoded by the coding sequence ATGTACAAGCTTTTAGTACTTGATCTTGATGGAACACTAACAAATTCCCAAAAGAAAATCACGCAGAAAACAAAGGACGCTTTATGTAAGGCGCAGGAAAATGGAATTAAAGTGGTGCTTGCATCAGGAAGACCAACTAATGGAATTGTTCCTTTGGCAGATGAATTGCATTTGAGTGAATCTGGCGGCTATATTCTTTCTTATAATGGGGGAGAAATTATTGACTGGAAAACAAAGGAACTGCTTCATGCTAAGTTGCTTGATCCTCAGGTTTTACCTTATCTTTATGAGTGCGCAAAGAAGAATGATTTAGCAATTATTACTTATCAGGATGAGTTTATAATAACTGAGTCACCCGATGATATATATGTGCAAAAGGAGGCTTTCCTCAATAAAATGAAGATTAAGAAGGTGGATAATTTTCTTTCGTACGTTAACTTTCCGATTGCTAAATGTATTATTACTGGAGATGGCAACCGGCTGATGGAATTGGAAAAAGAGATGAATAGTCATCTGAAAGGTTCGATGGGCGTTTATCGTTCTGAACCATTCTTTCTGGAATTAGTGCCAAACGGAATTGATAAAGCACAGTCTCTGAGTATTCTTTTAGATAAGTTAGGTATGAATAAGGATGAAATGGTTGCCTGTGGTGATGGTTTTAATGATTTGTCAATGATTCAGTTTGCGGGCTTGGGCGTGGCTATGGCAAATGCTCAGTTGGTCGTAAAAGAAAAGGCCGATTTTATTACTCTGTCTAACGAAGAAGATGGAGTTGCTCATGTAATAGAAAAGTTCTTGCTATAA
- a CDS encoding RNA pseudouridine synthase codes for MRKKKKGTPAERAKANITTFDVTEPSELMTFLMNKLSGISRTTAKSLLSKRQVMVENKITTQYNCELRPGMKVKISKDKGRKEFTSSLLKLVYEDAFLLVIDKREGLLSMGTDKQKERTAHSILNEYVQRSGKQHRVYIVHRLDKDTSGLMVFAKDEKTKFTLQDYWDEIVKDRRYVAVVSGEMEKDFGTITSWLKDNKVFVTYSSMSNNGGDKAITHYKTIKRANGYSLVELELETGRKNQIRVHMQDLHHPVIGDIKYGDGVNPLGRLALHAFKLCFYHPVTGDLLEFETPYPSAFKKLFIKQPTAKKEETGKEQKPQNI; via the coding sequence ATGAGAAAAAAGAAAAAAGGTACGCCAGCAGAACGCGCCAAGGCAAACATTACTACTTTTGATGTAACTGAGCCTAGCGAGCTAATGACGTTCTTAATGAATAAATTGAGCGGCATAAGTCGCACTACTGCAAAGTCTTTACTATCAAAGCGTCAAGTAATGGTAGAAAACAAGATTACCACTCAGTATAACTGCGAACTTCGTCCAGGAATGAAGGTAAAAATCAGCAAGGACAAGGGTAGAAAGGAATTTACCAGCAGTTTACTTAAACTGGTATACGAAGATGCTTTCCTTCTTGTGATTGATAAAAGAGAAGGATTGCTCTCCATGGGAACAGACAAGCAAAAAGAGCGGACAGCTCATTCTATTCTGAACGAATATGTGCAGCGCTCAGGAAAGCAGCATCGCGTTTACATTGTTCACCGACTGGATAAAGATACTTCCGGACTGATGGTATTTGCCAAAGATGAAAAAACAAAATTCACCTTGCAGGACTATTGGGATGAGATTGTAAAAGACAGACGTTATGTGGCTGTTGTATCAGGAGAAATGGAAAAGGACTTCGGTACAATTACTTCCTGGCTTAAAGATAACAAAGTTTTTGTTACCTATTCAAGCATGAGTAATAACGGAGGCGACAAGGCTATTACACATTATAAAACGATTAAACGTGCTAATGGTTATTCTCTTGTAGAGCTGGAATTAGAGACCGGACGCAAGAATCAGATTCGTGTTCATATGCAGGATTTGCATCATCCGGTGATTGGTGATATTAAATATGGTGATGGAGTTAATCCTCTTGGCAGACTTGCTCTGCATGCCTTTAAGCTCTGCTTTTACCATCCGGTAACAGGAGATTTACTGGAATTTGAAACACCTTATCCAAGTGCTTTCAAGAAACTCTTTATTAAGCAACCTACTGCTAAAAAAGAAGAAACAGGGAAAGAACAAAAACCGCAGAATATTTAA
- the rlmD gene encoding 23S rRNA (uracil(1939)-C(5))-methyltransferase RlmD, translating to MSRKTKDLPLLEKVTITDVAAEGKAIAKVNDWVVFVPYVVPGDVVDLKIRKRKHHYAEAEAVHFHEYSPIRATPFCEHYGICGGCKWQCLPYEEQIKYKQQQVVDNLTRIGKIEMPEVSPILGSEKIKFYRNKLEYTFSNKRWLTREEVEQEVTYEHMDAVGFHIPGAFDKVLAIEKCWLQDDISNKIRNAVRDYAYEHNYTFFNLRSQEGMLRNLVIRTSSTGELMVILICKIVEDHEMDLFKELLAHIAEKFPEITSLLYIVNNKCNDTITDRDVFVFKGNDHIFEEMEGLKFKIGPKSFYQTNSEQAYNLYKIARNFAGLTGNELVYDLYTGTGTIANFVSKQAKQVIGIEYVPEAIEDAKVNAEINGIKNTLFFAGDMKDMLTQDFINQYGRPDVIITDPPRAGMHQDVIDVILFAEPQRIVYVSCNPATQARDLSLLDAKYKLTAVQPVDMFPHTHHVENVVLLEKR from the coding sequence GTGTCGCGTAAAACTAAAGACCTTCCTTTATTAGAAAAGGTAACAATAACCGATGTGGCTGCCGAAGGCAAGGCCATTGCAAAAGTAAACGACTGGGTCGTATTTGTACCGTATGTGGTACCAGGTGATGTGGTAGATCTGAAAATCAGAAAGAGAAAACATCATTATGCAGAAGCGGAAGCTGTGCATTTCCATGAATATTCCCCTATCCGGGCAACTCCTTTTTGTGAACACTATGGTATATGCGGTGGATGCAAATGGCAATGTCTGCCTTACGAAGAACAAATAAAATACAAACAACAGCAAGTAGTGGACAACCTTACACGCATTGGAAAGATTGAAATGCCTGAAGTGTCTCCTATTCTTGGATCGGAAAAAATTAAATTTTATCGTAATAAACTGGAATATACTTTTTCAAATAAACGCTGGCTTACCAGAGAAGAGGTAGAACAAGAAGTAACTTACGAACATATGGATGCTGTAGGTTTCCATATTCCGGGAGCTTTTGATAAAGTACTTGCCATTGAAAAATGCTGGTTGCAGGATGATATTTCTAATAAGATAAGAAATGCTGTACGTGACTATGCATACGAACACAACTATACATTCTTTAATCTGAGAAGCCAGGAAGGAATGCTTCGTAACCTGGTGATACGTACTTCTTCTACAGGTGAATTGATGGTGATTCTTATCTGCAAGATTGTGGAAGATCATGAAATGGATTTATTTAAAGAATTACTGGCACACATTGCCGAGAAGTTCCCTGAAATAACTTCACTATTGTACATTGTGAATAATAAATGTAACGACACCATTACAGACCGTGACGTGTTCGTATTTAAAGGTAATGACCATATCTTTGAGGAAATGGAAGGACTTAAGTTCAAAATCGGACCTAAATCATTCTACCAGACAAACTCAGAACAGGCATATAACCTATATAAAATAGCACGTAACTTTGCAGGACTTACCGGTAACGAACTTGTATACGATTTATATACCGGAACCGGAACTATTGCAAACTTTGTATCTAAACAAGCAAAACAGGTTATTGGTATTGAATATGTACCCGAAGCTATTGAGGATGCAAAGGTTAATGCTGAGATTAACGGAATAAAGAACACTTTATTCTTTGCAGGAGATATGAAGGACATGCTTACTCAGGACTTCATTAATCAATATGGACGTCCGGATGTGATTATTACCGATCCTCCACGTGCCGGAATGCACCAGGATGTGATTGATGTAATTCTCTTTGCTGAGCCTCAACGCATTGTTTATGTAAGCTGTAATCCGGCTACTCAGGCACGCGACCTTTCATTGTTAGATGCAAAATACAAACTAACAGCTGTTCAACCTGTTGATATGTTCCCACATACACACCATGTTGAGAATGTTGTTTTACTGGAAAAGAGATAA